Genomic segment of Cyanobacterium stanieri LEGE 03274:
ATCCCCTATTTATAGTGATTTTAATCCTTAATTGTGCGGTTTTTGCTGGAATTGGGGTAATAATAGGTTTAAGAGTCAAATCCCTTGAATCTGTGGGGCTATACAACAACTTTTTGATTGTACCCATGTCTTTTTTAGGGGGAACTTTTTTCTCTCCTGATAGTTTACCGTTTTTTCTAAAAGTGATCGTTTATATTTTACCCCTTACCTATACTACCACTGCCCTACGGGCGGCCGCTTATCAACCTATTAATCTTTTTCCTTGGTATAGTATTCCTGTACTACTATTAATGGCGATCGCCCTTTCCTTTGTAGGGGCTTATCAATTTTCTCATCAGCAGGAGTAGGGTAAGCAATGGATTATTAACAATAAACTCTCAAACTATTATCACCCCCACTCCCCATCACCTCTAAGGTGCTAAACGTTCAATAATCCACTGGTTATCTTTTAGAGTGTAGCACAGGCGATCGTGTAAACGGTTTGCCCTCCCTTGCCAAAATTCAATTTTTTGGGGAATAACCCGAAATCCTCCCCAATGGTTAGGGCGTGGCACGGTTTTTCCCTGATATTCCTCCTCGAGGTTTTTTAGGTTGTTATCTAATACCTCACGATTAGGGATTACCTGACTTTGGGGAGATGCCCAAGCACCTAATTTTGAGCCTTGGGGGCGCACATTAAAATATTCATCGGATTCAGCAGGGGTAATTTTTTCTACCTCCCCTTCTACCCTTACTTGTCTTTCTAATTCTCCCCACCAAAACACAAGGGAAGCATAGGGATTAGCGGTTAAATCTTGCCCTTTTTGGCTGTCATAGTTAGTAAAAAAAACAAAACCACGCTCATCCAGATTTTTGAGTAAAACTATTCTGGCGCTGGGTTTACCATCTTTATTGATGGTAGCAATAGTCATGGCGTTAGGCTCTTTTTGTTGAGCGTTGATGGCTTCTTCTAACCAGAGGTGAAATTGTTGGAAGGGATTAGGGAGGATGTCTTTTTCGAGTAATCCTCCTTTAAGGTAGTTTTCCCGTAGGGATGGTAAGTAGTCGATGCCCATGGTTGATTATTTGGTAAATAGTTTAAAGTAAACGGTTTGAGTAAATTCTTTGATGGGAAAGAAAATATAGGTGATGGGGTTGATGGTGACGATGATGTCTCGGAAGTCTCTTTGGGCAAGGCTAACGATTTGTTTGGCTACCCAAGGCGCTGACATTACCCCGATGGGGTTAAGGTTACTTTTAAAAGGGCCTAAAATTAGTTTTCTGATGACGCAGGGGGCGTTGGTGCGTCTTAGGGTGACAATGTCGCCCATGGTGCGTTTACTTAATTCATAAAGGGGGCTAAAGGCTGGGTTTACTTCGGCTTCGGAGGTATTTACCCAGATTTCCTTGGTGGCTTTTTGGCGATTGGTTTGCACTGTTTCCAAGAATAATTCCATCATTTTAATACCTGAAAAGGTGTTAACTTGGTAGGAAGTGGCGATCGCCCCAGGACTTTTATCACCATGAACATTGATACCATGGTTAATAATGAGTATATCAATTTTCTCGAAAAGTTCTTTTAATTCTTCTTCTCTACCCACTGCCCAAGTAAGGGTATTAATGGGGATAGGCTGATTATCTACCATGATAGATAATTCTTGAGGTTTGGAAGTAAGGGCAGTTACCTTTGCCCCTTTTTGATGTAACTGAGTCATCAAAGCCTCCCCCAGAGTGCCACTAGCACCCGTGACGGCAATTTTTTTTCCCTTAAGTGAAAGTGCAGTGCCCATAATTCTATCTACGAGGGTAAGTGTGCCACAAAAATAAGCATCTTGATCGTCGAAATGGTGTCGCCAATGGTAAGTACGATTTACGAATAGGTTACCTGGTAAACTTTGAAATTCTCCTTGACGGTGGGTAACATCGGTGATGGCATCAGCGTAAGGTATGCCCAAGCCCCGGGCGATCGCCCCTAAACTATAGGTTATAGTATAAACACACCCCGTCCATGCCAACCATTGATAATTTTCGGACACTATCCCATTAATGATAACTACTTGGGCAAAAATGACCCCAAAAATAAGCATAACAAGGGATTCTGGTAAATCATTATACCAGTTAGCTTGACGATAGATTTCCTCGCTTTTTACCGACAAATCAGGTTTAAAAATACGATGATGCCAACCGTGGAGACGATACAAAGGTTGCCACACATGGGCAAGGAAATGATACAAATCCCTAACTATTTCCACCACTAAAATGGAAATAAGGGCGATCGCACCTGCTACAATTAAAGAATTATAAAACATTTACACCGACCATATTACAGATAATTTCAAAGTTATATTTTATTACATTTTCCCCTGTAGCATTCAGAAAACATCTAAGTAGCCACCATGATAAATAAACTTGAAGTGGCAATTTTCCAGGGGGCAGTATAGGTTAGGAGGGCTTAACCTCAAGAATAGCTAAAATATAAAGATGTAAAGCCGTTTTTTGACGACGGAATATAGAAACAAAAAAATTTCCTTAATGATTCCCCAAATAGAAAAAATTAGGAACAATATACCTAATGATGTCCGCTTAATCGCAGTGAGCAAAACTATGCCCTCAGAAACGATCAGGATGGCTTATGATGGGGGTATCCGTGACTTTGCAGAAAACAAACTACAAGAAGCCCTAGAAAAACAAGAACAATTAAAAGACTTAGATGATATTTGTTGGCATTTTATTGGGCATCTACAAAGTAACAAAGCAAAAAAAGCCGTCGAATCTTTCCCCTGGATTCATTCCATTGATAGCTTAAAAATTGCCCAAAGGATTAACCGTTTAGCCCAAGAAGCCTTTTCTCAACAAACAATTAAAAACTTACCCCAAGTATGTTTACAGGTGAAAATATTACCCGATGAATCTAAATACGGTTGGAATGTGGAACAATTATGGCAGGATGTGGAAGCTATTAAACAACTTGATTCGTTGCGATTACGAGGTTTAATGGCAATTTTACCCCTAGGATTATCAAAGGATGAAACCCTACAGGCTTTTAAGGATGTCAAAAGTTTAGCTGATGAATTAAAACCCCATTTTGGCTCAGATTTTGATCAATTATCCATGGGAATGTCGGGGGATTATCCCTTAGCCATTGAAGCCGGGGCCACCATGATTCGTTTGGGTACTATTCTTTTTGGTAAACGTTCCACCGTTGCGCTACGGTGATGGGGCGTGTGGGGGTATTTACTCTAAAAATTTTTTGTTGAAAGCAGGGAATAGGCAATGGGCAAAATAATTAATTATCCATTATCCATTCTCAATTATTAACACCTGTAACCTAGATGTTAAAATACAGTAATTAACCTTAATCTTTCTTTACAAAGAATCGATGATGATTGCTCAACAAGAATACGCTCAACGCCGTGAATTGTTAATGTCGAAAATGGGGAAAGGAGTTGCGGTTTTTCGTAGCGCCCCCATGGCGGTAATGCACAATGATGTGGAATATGTTTATCGTCAAGATAGCGACTTTTTCTATTTGACGGGGTTTAATGAGCCTGAGGCGGTGGCAATTTTAGCCCCTAACCACGATGAGCATCGTTTTATTTTATTTGTACAACCGAAGGATTTAGCTAAGGAAATTTGGACGGGTTATCGTGCTGGGGTAGAAGGTGCGAAGGAAAATTATGGGGCGGATGCGGTTTTTTCCATTGAGCAATTGGATGAGAAGTTATCGCAATATTTGGTTACGGGCGATCGCATTTACTATCATTTAGGAAGGGATCAAGAATTTAACCAAAAAATCCTTAACCATTGGCAAA
This window contains:
- the pdxH gene encoding pyridoxamine 5'-phosphate oxidase, coding for MGIDYLPSLRENYLKGGLLEKDILPNPFQQFHLWLEEAINAQQKEPNAMTIATINKDGKPSARIVLLKNLDERGFVFFTNYDSQKGQDLTANPYASLVFWWGELERQVRVEGEVEKITPAESDEYFNVRPQGSKLGAWASPQSQVIPNREVLDNNLKNLEEEYQGKTVPRPNHWGGFRVIPQKIEFWQGRANRLHDRLCYTLKDNQWIIERLAP
- a CDS encoding bifunctional sterol desaturase/short chain dehydrogenase — encoded protein: MFYNSLIVAGAIALISILVVEIVRDLYHFLAHVWQPLYRLHGWHHRIFKPDLSVKSEEIYRQANWYNDLPESLVMLIFGVIFAQVVIINGIVSENYQWLAWTGCVYTITYSLGAIARGLGIPYADAITDVTHRQGEFQSLPGNLFVNRTYHWRHHFDDQDAYFCGTLTLVDRIMGTALSLKGKKIAVTGASGTLGEALMTQLHQKGAKVTALTSKPQELSIMVDNQPIPINTLTWAVGREEELKELFEKIDILIINHGINVHGDKSPGAIATSYQVNTFSGIKMMELFLETVQTNRQKATKEIWVNTSEAEVNPAFSPLYELSKRTMGDIVTLRRTNAPCVIRKLILGPFKSNLNPIGVMSAPWVAKQIVSLAQRDFRDIIVTINPITYIFFPIKEFTQTVYFKLFTK
- a CDS encoding YggS family pyridoxal phosphate-dependent enzyme; this encodes MIPQIEKIRNNIPNDVRLIAVSKTMPSETIRMAYDGGIRDFAENKLQEALEKQEQLKDLDDICWHFIGHLQSNKAKKAVESFPWIHSIDSLKIAQRINRLAQEAFSQQTIKNLPQVCLQVKILPDESKYGWNVEQLWQDVEAIKQLDSLRLRGLMAILPLGLSKDETLQAFKDVKSLADELKPHFGSDFDQLSMGMSGDYPLAIEAGATMIRLGTILFGKRSTVALR